One Gloeothece verrucosa PCC 7822 DNA window includes the following coding sequences:
- a CDS encoding helicase-related protein, with the protein MSQPSSGQIIVYIQDKARLADLISQMKDEREEFIKYQDYLEIHASLSETEKKQIFEYQNRVKIIFMTASASRGLSFPKTKHILVDIPRFEIEKNLMEVIQVIYRGRGNYEQDGVKKTLDDQEKELIFYLSEQAIYDPNNLNSSIEDSAEKRKLSLRESVLSLFNILLILKVSIMTRIFGYGKIGNDKFILIPIGGKSVFTAGYTFSSKMSSLIKQLKKEHYKDRYNERLKEIYSQLEKLLKSAEFTLQGDNSYSEEDKKSSYLKLQELLKREFIKILNTNFADLLDFAPVETGYISGSLLIVPVAHRIVKETYKMRIDQKQMNGQNKNLLNQLNEIYKDLNNPPNLRFAIYEAMELVQNLQEQPFKTQRLEQNSQCNDQYYLFPLFTFLSGEFINEYFSRGEEEPEDQRFRDILENYIRSIYPVGNVLPIGHKYKDFPFLVFRSYSLNEIRSKLFTDKYFLTSNDLNVLNLILYQDN; encoded by the coding sequence TTGTCTCAACCCTCTTCAGGGCAAATTATTGTTTATATCCAAGATAAAGCACGTTTGGCTGATTTAATTTCTCAAATGAAAGACGAAAGAGAAGAATTTATCAAATATCAAGATTATCTAGAAATTCATGCTAGTCTTTCTGAAACTGAAAAAAAACAAATTTTTGAGTATCAAAACCGAGTTAAAATTATTTTTATGACTGCTTCTGCAAGTCGGGGGTTATCTTTTCCAAAAACTAAACATATCCTCGTGGATATTCCCCGTTTTGAGATAGAAAAAAACCTGATGGAAGTCATACAGGTGATTTATAGAGGTCGTGGAAATTATGAACAAGATGGTGTCAAAAAAACTTTAGATGATCAAGAAAAAGAATTAATTTTTTACCTGTCTGAACAGGCCATTTATGATCCTAATAACCTCAACTCATCTATAGAAGATTCTGCCGAGAAAAGGAAATTATCTCTACGGGAAAGTGTACTGAGTCTGTTCAACATTTTGTTAATTTTAAAAGTCTCGATAATGACTCGAATTTTTGGCTATGGTAAAATTGGTAATGATAAGTTTATTCTCATTCCTATTGGGGGAAAATCCGTTTTTACTGCCGGTTACACCTTTAGTAGTAAAATGAGTTCCCTAATTAAGCAATTGAAAAAAGAACATTATAAGGATCGTTATAATGAGCGTTTAAAAGAAATTTATTCTCAATTAGAAAAATTACTAAAATCAGCAGAATTTACTTTGCAGGGCGATAACAGTTATTCAGAAGAAGATAAAAAAAGCTCTTATTTAAAGTTACAAGAATTACTCAAACGCGAATTTATAAAAATTTTAAATACTAATTTTGCTGACTTATTAGATTTTGCTCCTGTTGAAACTGGTTATATTAGTGGGAGTTTATTAATTGTTCCCGTTGCACACAGAATCGTTAAAGAAACATATAAAATGCGAATTGATCAAAAACAGATGAATGGGCAAAATAAAAATTTATTAAATCAATTAAATGAAATTTATAAAGACCTTAATAACCCTCCTAATTTACGTTTTGCCATTTATGAAGCAATGGAATTAGTACAAAATTTACAAGAGCAACCTTTCAAGACCCAAAGGTTAGAGCAAAATAGCCAGTGTAATGATCAATATTATCTTTTCCCTTTATTTACCTTTCTTAGTGGTGAGTTCATCAATGAGTATTTTTCTAGGGGTGAGGAAGAACCCGAAGACCAAAGATTTCGAGATATATTAGAAAATTATATTCGCTCGATTTATCCTGTGGGCAACGTTTTACCGATTGGACATAAGTATAAAGATTTTCCTTTTCTCGTTTTTAGAAGTTATAGTCTCAATGAAATTAGAAGTAAACTTTTTACCGATAAATATTTTTTAACTTCTAATGATTTGAATGTTTTAAATTTGATCCTTTATCAAGACAACTAA
- a CDS encoding chaperone modulator CbpM yields the protein MSEADIDLSQLEVQESEERFYTYEEAAGMVAISVNLIQRLVILNVVESDNAQLRAREIARIAQILRLRRDLGVNWVGAGMMLDMAQEIARLKARLRLYHSPED from the coding sequence ATGAGCGAAGCTGATATCGATCTGTCCCAACTTGAGGTACAAGAGAGCGAAGAACGTTTTTACACCTATGAAGAGGCGGCTGGTATGGTGGCCATTTCAGTCAACCTGATCCAACGGTTGGTCATTCTCAATGTGGTTGAGTCAGACAATGCCCAACTGCGTGCTAGAGAGATTGCCCGTATTGCCCAAATCCTGCGCTTGCGTCGTGACCTCGGTGTGAATTGGGTAGGGGCGGGCATGATGCTGGATATGGCTCAGGAAATTGCTCGCTTAAAAGCCCGGTTGCGTTTATACCACTCGCCAGAGGATTGA
- a CDS encoding DnaJ C-terminal domain-containing protein — MATAQGFKDYYQILGVDKTATADEIKKAFRNLARKHHPDLNPDDKTAEERFKEINEAYEVLSDEENRKKYDQYGQYWKYAQEGATPPRGAAQPDTTVDFGEYGNFEDFINELLHRYSTGDRQGRRVYQYSTSPDHGEGPEDFDEGYRSTYHSYAPHPDTEAAIVLTWAEAFKGTVKQLQLEGEQPFKVRVPAGAKPGSRIRIKGKGRMNPFTKEPGDLYLTIDLAPHPFFKFDDNDNITCEISLAPDEAVLGTQLQVPTPDGLVNLKIPAGSNSGQVLRLRGKGWKLPKGQRTDQWVKLKIVTPPSNELSEVERQSYETIRSNRQFNPHADLESITL, encoded by the coding sequence ATGGCTACGGCTCAGGGTTTTAAAGACTATTACCAGATTTTGGGAGTGGACAAGACGGCGACTGCGGATGAGATTAAAAAAGCATTCCGAAACTTGGCCCGCAAGCACCATCCCGACCTCAACCCGGATGATAAAACCGCCGAAGAGAGGTTTAAAGAAATCAACGAGGCTTATGAAGTCCTCTCAGATGAGGAAAACCGCAAAAAGTATGATCAGTATGGTCAATACTGGAAATATGCCCAGGAAGGAGCAACGCCGCCAAGGGGAGCCGCACAGCCCGATACAACGGTAGACTTCGGGGAATACGGGAACTTTGAGGACTTCATCAATGAGCTATTACACCGTTATAGCACCGGAGATCGCCAAGGCCGCCGGGTCTATCAGTATTCCACCTCACCGGATCACGGTGAAGGTCCAGAGGACTTCGATGAAGGCTACCGTTCCACCTACCACAGTTACGCACCACACCCTGACACTGAAGCGGCGATCGTTTTGACATGGGCTGAAGCTTTTAAGGGTACGGTTAAACAGTTACAATTAGAAGGGGAACAGCCCTTTAAGGTGAGGGTGCCGGCAGGAGCCAAACCAGGCAGCCGTATTCGTATTAAAGGTAAAGGCCGCATGAATCCTTTTACCAAAGAACCGGGAGACTTGTATCTGACGATCGACCTTGCCCCCCATCCGTTTTTTAAGTTTGATGATAATGACAATATTACCTGCGAAATTAGTTTGGCTCCTGATGAGGCGGTACTGGGTACCCAGTTACAGGTGCCAACACCAGACGGGTTGGTGAATCTAAAAATTCCGGCTGGAAGCAACTCCGGCCAAGTGTTGCGACTACGCGGCAAGGGCTGGAAACTGCCCAAAGGTCAACGCACCGATCAATGGGTGAAACTGAAAATTGTCACACCACCGAGTAACGAACTCAGCGAAGTGGAACGTCAGAGTTACGAAACGATTCGCAGTAACCGTCAATTCAATCCCCATGCTGATTTGGAGAGCATTACCCTATGA
- the recN gene encoding DNA repair protein RecN produces MLSVLRIQNFTLIDQLELEFGPKLNVLTGETGAGKSIILDAIDIVLGGKVNNRLIRQGTQQAIIEATFQTNTKIRQWLSAQEIDPLEDGTLVCTRELSLTGNSMRSRCRLNGVLVNLSLMNQLRESLVEITAQGQTVQLMDSTIQRDLLDLYGGQPILAQRQVVAAAYEVAKTALQALEKRRQSEQQRLQRLDLLQYQLKELEEARLTDADELEQLQQERDRLSHVVDLQKSSYQAYQLLYQNDSGELAIADLLGDAEAILTNMEEYDKEINSILEMVRNALTQVIEAGQQINAYGDGLEADPERLTEVEERINLLKRICRKYGPSLTEVISHYEKLQQELSELNDSEQSLEKLEQDYQAAQKKLDELCQNLTELRLGAAAKLEQQLVKELKPLAMEKVIFVCKMIPISPSASGADQIIFYFSPNPGEKIQPLSSTASGGEMSRFLLALKACFSGADNPSQTLIFDEIDAGVSGKVAQAIAQKLHQLSENHQVLCVTHQPLVAAMADVHFRVEKEMIEEYSQEEESHNGQLKFPEIRTVVRVKKLENHQTRREELALLTGGHSADEAIAFADSLLLKAAAYRLGKP; encoded by the coding sequence ATGCTCTCTGTACTTAGGATTCAAAACTTTACCCTGATTGACCAGCTAGAACTAGAGTTTGGCCCAAAATTAAACGTTCTCACAGGGGAAACTGGGGCAGGTAAATCAATTATTCTAGATGCGATTGATATTGTCTTAGGAGGGAAAGTCAATAACCGTCTCATTCGCCAAGGAACCCAACAGGCCATCATAGAAGCAACTTTCCAGACTAATACTAAGATAAGGCAATGGCTAAGTGCCCAAGAAATTGACCCCTTAGAAGATGGAACGCTAGTCTGTACCCGAGAACTCTCCCTGACGGGTAACTCTATGCGTTCGCGCTGTCGTCTCAACGGAGTTTTAGTCAACTTATCTTTAATGAACCAACTGCGAGAATCTCTCGTCGAAATCACCGCACAGGGTCAAACCGTACAATTAATGGATTCTACCATCCAACGCGACTTACTAGACCTCTATGGCGGTCAACCCATTCTCGCCCAACGTCAAGTGGTAGCCGCCGCTTATGAAGTCGCTAAAACTGCCCTGCAAGCCTTAGAAAAACGCCGCCAATCTGAACAACAACGACTACAACGCCTCGATTTATTGCAATATCAACTCAAAGAACTTGAAGAAGCTCGCTTAACTGATGCCGATGAACTTGAACAACTCCAACAAGAACGCGACCGCCTCTCTCATGTGGTAGACTTGCAAAAGTCCAGTTACCAAGCTTATCAACTCCTCTACCAAAATGATAGCGGCGAATTAGCGATCGCCGATCTGCTAGGAGATGCTGAGGCAATCTTGACAAATATGGAAGAATATGATAAAGAAATCAATTCCATTTTGGAGATGGTGAGAAACGCCCTCACCCAAGTCATAGAAGCCGGACAACAAATTAATGCCTATGGAGACGGGTTAGAAGCTGATCCAGAAAGATTAACCGAAGTCGAAGAAAGAATTAATCTTTTAAAAAGAATATGCCGCAAATACGGTCCAAGTTTAACTGAGGTGATTTCTCATTATGAAAAATTGCAACAGGAACTAAGCGAATTAAACGACAGTGAACAATCTCTGGAAAAATTAGAACAAGACTATCAAGCCGCCCAAAAAAAACTCGACGAACTCTGTCAAAACTTGACCGAACTACGCTTAGGAGCCGCCGCAAAATTAGAGCAACAATTGGTCAAAGAATTGAAACCCTTAGCGATGGAAAAAGTCATTTTTGTCTGTAAGATGATTCCTATTTCCCCGAGTGCAAGCGGTGCTGATCAAATCATCTTTTATTTTAGTCCTAACCCCGGAGAAAAAATTCAACCGTTATCAAGTACCGCTTCTGGGGGAGAAATGAGCCGCTTTCTCTTAGCCTTAAAAGCCTGTTTTTCGGGTGCGGATAATCCTTCTCAAACCCTTATTTTCGATGAAATTGATGCAGGAGTCTCGGGAAAAGTTGCCCAAGCGATCGCACAGAAACTTCATCAACTGAGTGAAAATCATCAGGTCTTATGTGTTACTCATCAACCTTTAGTGGCAGCGATGGCCGACGTGCATTTTCGCGTAGAAAAAGAAATGATTGAAGAATATTCCCAGGAAGAAGAGTCTCATAATGGACAATTAAAATTTCCCGAAATTCGTACCGTTGTGCGAGTCAAAAAGTTAGAAAATCATCAAACTCGGCGGGAAGAATTAGCCTTGCTCACTGGCGGACATTCAGCCGATGAAGCGATCGCCTTTGCTGACTCATTATTATTAAAAGCTGCCGCTTATCGTTTGGGAAAGCCTTAG
- a CDS encoding bestrophin family protein: MKNQIKREQKQRVWFRILFQWHGSVLPSILPKVLLCGAFSIIIALLETGGLNLSLPLESGIVPSIVLGLLLVFRTNTAYDKFWEGRKAWGTLINTVRNLARSIWVSIEEREPEDRTEKIVTLRLLVAFAIATKLHLRGEPVNSELAPFMSPLRYEKLKIMNNPPIEVAFWIGDYLQRQFDRGYVNAYQLTAMFKLVDQLVDVLGICERILKTPIPLAYNIHLKQLILLYCFTLPFQLIAQFEWLTPLIVALISFTVFGIEEIGIEIENPFGKDPNDLPLEQICETMTRNIEDLITLAPCVRRWQDTPLNRIEPDLNSFDAGSREL, encoded by the coding sequence ATGAAAAATCAAATTAAACGAGAACAAAAACAAAGAGTTTGGTTTCGAATACTTTTTCAATGGCACGGTTCAGTTCTTCCCTCTATACTTCCTAAAGTTTTACTCTGTGGGGCATTTAGTATTATTATTGCTTTATTAGAAACAGGTGGACTCAATTTATCTTTGCCGCTAGAAAGTGGAATTGTTCCGAGTATAGTTTTAGGTTTATTATTAGTTTTCCGTACTAATACCGCTTATGATAAATTTTGGGAAGGTCGCAAAGCTTGGGGAACGTTAATTAATACGGTTCGGAATTTAGCTAGATCAATTTGGGTGAGTATAGAAGAACGTGAACCCGAAGATAGAACTGAAAAGATAGTTACTTTGCGGTTATTAGTTGCCTTTGCTATCGCGACAAAACTGCATTTAAGGGGCGAACCCGTTAACTCGGAATTAGCGCCGTTTATGTCTCCCCTGCGCTATGAAAAATTAAAAATCATGAATAACCCTCCTATAGAAGTGGCTTTTTGGATAGGGGATTATTTACAGCGACAATTTGACCGAGGATATGTGAATGCTTATCAATTAACCGCTATGTTTAAATTAGTGGATCAGTTAGTTGATGTGTTAGGGATTTGCGAACGAATCCTAAAAACGCCGATTCCTTTAGCTTATAATATTCATCTTAAGCAATTAATTCTCTTGTATTGTTTTACCTTACCCTTTCAACTAATTGCTCAATTTGAATGGTTAACTCCCTTGATCGTGGCCTTAATTAGCTTTACCGTCTTTGGCATAGAAGAAATTGGCATAGAAATCGAAAACCCTTTTGGCAAAGACCCCAATGATTTGCCTTTAGAGCAGATTTGTGAAACCATGACCAGAAATATTGAAGATTTAATTACTTTAGCTCCCTGTGTCAGACGTTGGCAAGATACACCATTAAATAGAATAGAGCCTGATTTAAACTCTTTTGATGCAGGAAGCCGAGAACTATAG
- a CDS encoding ATP-binding response regulator has protein sequence MNDIAEKSVILIVDDTPTNLEMLLDILEDAGFKVVVAEDGESAIEMVEYAPPDLILLDILMPRLDGFETCRRLKSNPKTADIPIIFMTALIDNVEKLKGLNLGAVDYVTKPFEHEEVLARINIHLRLQNLTKKLLEQNEHLTQQAALLNITTDAIMVRDLDDKISFWNQGAEHLYGWQTQEVMGKNINKLLYRESYLSQPQNNWKNLIKYGAWESELHQVTKEGKEIIVNSRWTLMRDSLGEPKSILIVNTDITEKKQLEAQFLRAQRLESIGTLASGIAHDLNNILTPILGIAQILPMKFPDIDERTRELLKILEDNSKRGSALIKQVLSFARGLEGKHSILQVNYLLSEIQQMMRQTFPKSIEIRTNISPDLRPVRGDTTQLHQVLMNLVLNARDAMPNGGILTLGAENLFVDESYARQHLDAKEGLYSVVSVSDTGTGIAPEVLERIFEPFFTTKEHGKGSGLGLSTAMGIIKSHNGFLSINTKMGQGTVVKVHLPAQESFHTFTAQSLELPQGHGELLLLVDDEAGIRETTKILLENYNYQVLTANNGIEAIELYAQYEHKVSLVLMDIMMPAMGGDTAIRTLQKMNPEVKIIGISGLISSEKLSQEMKMKTQAFLPKPYTAQELLHTIDLILSPSGVSCR, from the coding sequence TGCTGCTCGATATTTTAGAAGATGCAGGCTTTAAAGTTGTGGTGGCTGAAGACGGGGAAAGTGCTATAGAAATGGTAGAATATGCGCCGCCAGACTTGATTCTACTGGATATATTAATGCCGAGATTAGACGGTTTTGAAACCTGCCGTCGCTTGAAAAGCAACCCCAAAACGGCAGATATTCCCATTATTTTTATGACGGCCTTAATTGATAACGTCGAGAAGCTCAAAGGGTTAAATCTAGGAGCCGTAGATTATGTGACAAAGCCTTTTGAACATGAAGAGGTGTTAGCCCGCATTAATATTCACCTCCGTCTGCAAAATTTGACCAAAAAGTTGCTGGAGCAAAATGAACATCTCACTCAACAAGCGGCTTTACTCAATATCACCACAGATGCCATTATGGTGCGAGATTTGGACGATAAAATTAGTTTTTGGAATCAAGGGGCAGAACATCTGTATGGTTGGCAAACCCAAGAAGTGATGGGGAAAAATATTAATAAACTTTTGTATCGAGAAAGCTACCTATCTCAACCACAAAACAATTGGAAAAATTTGATCAAATATGGTGCCTGGGAAAGTGAACTGCATCAAGTAACCAAAGAAGGCAAAGAAATCATCGTCAATAGTCGTTGGACATTAATGCGCGACTCCCTAGGAGAACCTAAATCAATTTTGATTGTCAATACCGATATTACAGAAAAGAAACAGCTTGAAGCCCAATTTCTTCGCGCTCAACGATTGGAGAGTATTGGCACTCTCGCCAGTGGCATCGCTCACGACCTTAATAATATTTTGACTCCTATTTTAGGCATCGCTCAAATCCTGCCCATGAAATTTCCCGATATTGACGAGCGCACCCGAGAACTCTTAAAAATTCTTGAAGACAATTCCAAACGCGGCAGTGCTTTAATCAAGCAAGTGTTGTCTTTTGCCCGAGGACTCGAAGGAAAGCACAGTATTTTGCAAGTGAATTATCTTCTCTCAGAAATTCAGCAAATGATGCGGCAGACCTTTCCTAAATCCATCGAGATTAGAACAAATATATCCCCCGACCTTCGTCCAGTACGTGGCGATACCACTCAACTACACCAAGTGCTGATGAATTTAGTCCTCAATGCTCGTGATGCTATGCCTAATGGGGGGATTTTAACCCTAGGGGCTGAGAATTTGTTTGTAGATGAAAGCTATGCTCGTCAGCATCTCGATGCAAAAGAGGGTCTTTATAGTGTGGTTAGCGTCTCAGATACGGGTACAGGGATAGCCCCTGAAGTGCTTGAGAGAATCTTTGAGCCTTTTTTCACCACTAAAGAGCATGGTAAAGGTTCCGGGCTAGGTCTTTCTACTGCGATGGGGATTATTAAAAGCCATAATGGTTTTTTGAGTATCAATACTAAGATGGGACAGGGGACTGTCGTTAAAGTGCATCTTCCGGCTCAGGAAAGTTTTCACACTTTTACGGCACAAAGTTTAGAACTGCCACAAGGACACGGCGAGTTATTGTTACTGGTGGATGATGAAGCGGGGATTCGAGAAACCACAAAAATCCTCCTAGAAAACTATAATTATCAAGTTTTAACGGCTAATAATGGCATTGAAGCCATTGAATTATATGCTCAGTATGAACATAAAGTCTCTCTCGTATTAATGGATATTATGATGCCTGCTATGGGGGGTGATACTGCTATTCGCACTTTGCAAAAAATGAATCCTGAAGTCAAGATTATTGGCATTAGTGGGCTGATCTCGAGTGAAAAGCTTTCCCAAGAGATGAAAATGAAAACTCAAGCTTTTTTGCCTAAACCCTATACGGCACAGGAGTTATTACATACTATTGATCTCATTCTTTCACCCTCGGGAGTATCTTGCCGATAA